One Streptobacillus moniliformis DSM 12112 genomic window, GCTTCCACCTATTAGTATTTTTTTAGTTTTATCTTCTTCTAATAATTTATTTAATGATTTATTTAAAACATTCTTCCAATCATTATATGGTAATTTCCTATATTCACTTCCAAATGAAATTGAACCTGGATAATTAAATATTATAATTTTTATTGGAAATTCCTTTAAAAGCTTATAGTATAATCCACCATAATTATTTGAAAGTAATTCAAAACTCTCAGGGCCACCATGACATGATATTAAAGTTATTTCTTCTTCTTTATTTAAATCTTTAAAAATAGAAATATACTTTAAATTTTCACTATAATATTCTTTTATTTTTATTCTATCTTTATATATATATTTTCTCAAAATTATATTATTTCTATAATTTGATGATTTATTTATTATTATCTCTCCAAACAATAGTGAATCGATTTTATAAATTAATTTATTATCTATAAAATTATAAAGATTAACTTTACCTTTTAATTCATTAATTATTAATTTCTCACTTAAATTTAAAAGATCAATATGGATACAAAAAGTCATGCCGCTAAATACATATTTAATAAAAATATTATTATTAAAACTCAATATATCTGATATAACTCCCAATATTTTATTTGATTTTATATTTTTTTTTAGTTTAATTATTTTTATGATAAAATAATCTATAAATTTTTCTACAATTATAAAAATTTGATTATATATTCCAATATAATAATATAATTTATCTAACAAATTAGACTCATAATTATTATTTTCATTTTTAAGTATGTATATTCGTTTAACTAAATCTATATATTTAAAATCATATTCTTTATTAGATATTAACTTTTTAAATAATTTATTTTTAAATCTCAATTTTGAACCTATAATTAAGTACTTATTAATAGGTTCTAAAAATAATATTAATTCATTATTTTCATTAATAAATATATTCGAAATTTCCAACCTTTCTTTATAATATCGATTAAGATTATAAAGTTTTATTTGTATTTTAAAATGAAAATTTATTTTTTTTATTAATAAAATATTTGAATTTAATGAAATTATATATAAATAATTTTGACCTTGTTTATAAAAAAATTCTGCATTAGTTAATGAAAATTTTAAATTATTTTTTTTACTTAAAAATACTAATTTCATATTAGTTTCATCTAAATATATGTATTTTTTTTTATCAAAATATATAATATGATATTCTATATACTTTATTAAATTTTTAAATTTATTTATCATATTTTATTATTTCCAAATTTTCTAGCAATATCTTATTATTCTCAAACTTTCTTATACCTTCATTTAGTAATTCTATTGCTTTTTCTCTTAAATCATTATTATAATAAACTTCTGATATTAAAGAAATTATATCAATATTATCTGTTTTTTGATAGTTATTTAAATTATTAATGATATTTAAGGCTTCCTTATATTCATTATTTTCTGAAAGAATATATATATAATCATATATTATTTCAATATTTTTATCTAAAATATAAGCTTCCTTGTAATTAAATATTGCTTCTTTTAAATCTTCATTCTTTAATGATATAAATCCTTTTAAAGAATAAATTTCTGGTATTGTACTATCCAAATCTAAGGCTATTTCCAATTCATTTAAAGCCTCTTCTATCTGTTCATTTTTTAAAAATAATTTAGATAATTCAATATGATATTCAGCAAAATATGGATCTAATAAAATCAATTTCTTATA contains:
- a CDS encoding YqiA/YcfP family alpha/beta fold hydrolase, whose product is MINKFKNLIKYIEYHIIYFDKKKYIYLDETNMKLVFLSKKNNLKFSLTNAEFFYKQGQNYLYIISLNSNILLIKKINFHFKIQIKLYNLNRYYKERLEISNIFINENNELILFLEPINKYLIIGSKLRFKNKLFKKLISNKEYDFKYIDLVKRIYILKNENNNYESNLLDKLYYYIGIYNQIFIIVEKFIDYFIIKIIKLKKNIKSNKILGVISDILSFNNNIFIKYVFSGMTFCIHIDLLNLSEKLIINELKGKVNLYNFIDNKLIYKIDSLLFGEIIINKSSNYRNNIILRKYIYKDRIKIKEYYSENLKYISIFKDLNKEEEITLISCHGGPESFELLSNNYGGLYYKLLKEFPIKIIIFNYPGSISFGSEYRKLPYNDWKNVLNKSLNKLLEEDKTKKILIGGSFGGTVSLLIENSQIKNKILINPLLDLNNHIESIPTSYNKWFYKRFSNKDFRDINLNNILNLNLNKNLYFILGYNDEIINKRNILENSFQSKNFRFFWDEGTHNSNLKARSSRMFEIIKKIYKEGK